Genomic DNA from Longimicrobium sp.:
CCACGCTCCGGCAGGCGCGCGCCGAGCTGGACGCCGTCTCGCGCGAGCTGGCGCGGCGCTATCCGGAGACGAACGCGGGTTCCGGCGTGCGGGCGACCGACTTCAGCGAGAGCTGGGCGGGCGAGGTGCGCGCCCCCCTCCTGGTGATGATGGGCGCGGTGGGCTTCGTCCTCCTGATCGCCTGCTCCAACGTCGCCAACCTCCTCCTGGCCCGCGCGGCCGCCCGCCGCCGCGAGATCGCCGTGCGCGTGGCGATCGGCGCGGGGAGGGGGCGCATCGTGCGGCAGCTCCTCACCGAGAGCGCGCTGGTGTCGCTGATGGGCGGCGCGCTGGGGATCGGGCTCGCCGTGTGGGGGCTGCGGCTGATCATGTCGTCCTTTCCCTTCCAGCCGCCGCTCTGGATGGTGTTCGACATCGACCGCACCGTGCTCCTCTTCGTGCTCGGCGTGTCGCTGGGCACCGGCCTCCTCTTCGGCCTGGCGCCGGCGCTGCGGGCCACGTCGGGCGACCTGCAGGGCGTGCTGCGCGATGGCGGCCGCGGCTCCACCACCGGCGCACGGCGCGGGCGGCTGCAGTCGGCGCTGGTGATGGGGCAGCTCGCGATGGCGGCGATCCTGCTGACCGGCGCGCTGCTCATGGTGCGCTCATTCGTCCACCTCAACTCCGCCGACCCCGGCTTCCGGCTCGACGGCGCGGTGTCGATGCGCATCACCGTGGGCGGCGAGCGCTACGAGAGCGCGGCGGCGCGCACGGCCTTCTTCCGCCAGGTGCTCGACCGCGTGCGCCCGCTTCCCGGCGTCGCCAGCGCGGGGATGGCGGACTGGCTCCCGCTCTCGGGCGGCTCCTCCACCAGCGGCGTGATGGTGGACGGGCGCGAGGTGCCGGGCTCCGACCGCCCCGACGCCGAGGTGCGGCGCACGACGGACGGCTTCGCGGAGGCGATGGGGCTGCGGCTGCGCGCCGGGCGCCCCTTCACCGCGCAGGAAGCCGCGGCCGGCGCGCCGGTGGTGGTGGTCAGCCGCTCGATGGCCGAGCGCTTCTGGCCGGGGCGGAGCGCGCTGGGCCACACGGTGAGCATCGGCGGCGACTGGCGCACGGTGATCGGGGTGGTGGACGACATCAGCGGCCAGCATCGCGGCGATGCACCGCGCCCGCAGCTCTACTTTCCCGCGGGCGACCACGGCAGCCGCTCCATGGCGCTCGTCGCGCGCACCCCGGGCGACGCGGCCGCGCTGGCGCCCGCGCTGCGCCGCGCCATCCGCGAGATCGATCCCGGGGCCGCCGTGGCCGACGTGCACACGATGGCCGAGGTCGCGGGACAGTCGCTCTGGAGGCAGCGGCTCTTCGGGGGGATGTTCGCGTCGTTCGGCTTCATCGCGCTCCTGCTGGCGGTCACCGGCGTGTACGCCATGATGGCGTACGCGGTCGCGCAGCGCATCCACGAGATCGGGGTGCGGATGGCGCTGGGCGCGCGCACCGGCCAGGTGCTGCGCATGGTGGTGGGGCAGGGGCTCACCATCGCGGCCATCGGCGTGGGGATCGGGCTCGCGGGCGCCTTCGCCGTCACCCGGCTGATGGCTGGGCTGCTGGAAGGGGTGAGCCCCAGCGACCCGCTCACCTTCGCCCTCGTCGCCCTCCTGCTGGCCTCGGTCGCCGTGCTGGCGAGCTGGCTCCCCGCCCGACGCGCCGCACGCGTCGATCCCATGATCGCCCTTCGCTCCGAGTGATCCGATGACCAACCTGCGCTACGCCCTCCGCTCCCTGAAGAACGCCCCCGGCTTCACCGCCGCGGCCGTGCTCACGCTGGCGCTGGGGATAGGGGCCAACGCGACGGCCTTCAGCGTGGTGGACGCGC
This window encodes:
- a CDS encoding ABC transporter permease, which translates into the protein MDTLLQDLRFAMRALGRSPGFALVAVATLALGIGVNTTMFSVVNSILLRPPAHVDPDGLVVLRTLHQKTGDESSVSYPNFVDWQAGSPSFQAMGAYYDDRMILTGRGAEPQEVSGEVVSSGLFSMLGARAALGRTFLPDEGEPGAARVVVIAYQEWERRFERDPRIVGSTLSLDGVPHTVIGVMPENFGFPDNQTFWTPLRPEVQEERGSRYMSVISRLRPGATLRQARAELDAVSRELARRYPETNAGSGVRATDFSESWAGEVRAPLLVMMGAVGFVLLIACSNVANLLLARAAARRREIAVRVAIGAGRGRIVRQLLTESALVSLMGGALGIGLAVWGLRLIMSSFPFQPPLWMVFDIDRTVLLFVLGVSLGTGLLFGLAPALRATSGDLQGVLRDGGRGSTTGARRGRLQSALVMGQLAMAAILLTGALLMVRSFVHLNSADPGFRLDGAVSMRITVGGERYESAAARTAFFRQVLDRVRPLPGVASAGMADWLPLSGGSSTSGVMVDGREVPGSDRPDAEVRRTTDGFAEAMGLRLRAGRPFTAQEAAAGAPVVVVSRSMAERFWPGRSALGHTVSIGGDWRTVIGVVDDISGQHRGDAPRPQLYFPAGDHGSRSMALVARTPGDAAALAPALRRAIREIDPGAAVADVHTMAEVAGQSLWRQRLFGGMFASFGFIALLLAVTGVYAMMAYAVAQRIHEIGVRMALGARTGQVLRMVVGQGLTIAAIGVGIGLAGAFAVTRLMAGLLEGVSPSDPLTFALVALLLASVAVLASWLPARRAARVDPMIALRSE